One Nerophis lumbriciformis linkage group LG21, RoL_Nlum_v2.1, whole genome shotgun sequence DNA segment encodes these proteins:
- the elp6 gene encoding elongator complex protein 6 isoform X1 codes for MFAELNSILNISPDNLTTEEFVLLSDRRSDASFLVHHFLGFYLRAGCKVCVVGLAQSWGHYSAVSQRLGVSLSQAKDKGQLVFLEGLKDSLTILSPSPQVQTGSEAMDFLRNPAAGLRSLFQFVNSSLSPGGAGAGWGPPVLLVDDLSVLLSLGVGVDAVLDFSHYCRAAVCSRLKGNVVMLLRCDGEEDEEDGGSERLLKGLTHQSSLALHVQGLPTGYCRDIHGQVEVCDRRRNAQKKTFHYKVQDRAASFFPPGTSSAVL; via the exons ATGTTCGCCGAGCTGAACAGCATCCTGAACATCAGCCCAGACAACTTGACCACG GAAGAGTTTGTTCTGCTGTCTGACAGGCGGAGTGACGCTTCTTTCCTCGTCCATCACTTCCTGGGGTTCTACCTGAGAG caggttgtaaagtgtgtgttgtggGTCTGGCCCAGTCGTGGGGTCACTACAGTGCAGTGAGTCAGAGACTG GGCGTCAGTCTGTCTCAGGCAAAGGACAAAGGTCAGCTGGTGTTCCTGGAGGGACTCAAAGACTCTTTGACCATCCTGAGTCCAAGTCCACAAgtccaaacaggaagtgaagccATGGACTTCCTCAG GAATCCTGCTGCTGGTCTTCGTAGTCTCTTCCAGTTTGTGAACTCCAGCCTCAGTCCAGGGGGGGCTGGGGCGGGCTGGGGACCCCCCGTGCTGCTGGTGGACGACCTCAGCGTGCTGCTGAGCCTGGGCGTGGGCGTGGACGCCGTGCTGGACTTCAGCCACTACTGCAGGGCCGCCGTGTGCTCCCGACTGAAG GGTAACGtggtgatgctgctgcgctgcgaCGGAGAAGAAGACGAGGAGGATGGCGGCTCGGAGCGGCTGCTGAAGGGTTTGACTCATCAGAGTAGCCTGGCTCTCCACGTACAGGGTCTCCCTACTGGCTACTGCAGGGACATCCACGGTCAG GTGGAGGTGTGTGACAGGAGGAGAAACGCACAAAAGAAGACATTTCACTACAAAGTCCAGGACAGAGCAGCCTCATTCTTCCCCCCAGGGACGTCCAGCGCTGTCCTCTAG
- the elp6 gene encoding elongator complex protein 6 isoform X2: MFAELNSILNISPDNLTTEEFVLLSDRRSDASFLVHHFLGFYLRGCKVCVVGLAQSWGHYSAVSQRLGVSLSQAKDKGQLVFLEGLKDSLTILSPSPQVQTGSEAMDFLRNPAAGLRSLFQFVNSSLSPGGAGAGWGPPVLLVDDLSVLLSLGVGVDAVLDFSHYCRAAVCSRLKGNVVMLLRCDGEEDEEDGGSERLLKGLTHQSSLALHVQGLPTGYCRDIHGQVEVCDRRRNAQKKTFHYKVQDRAASFFPPGTSSAVL; this comes from the exons ATGTTCGCCGAGCTGAACAGCATCCTGAACATCAGCCCAGACAACTTGACCACG GAAGAGTTTGTTCTGCTGTCTGACAGGCGGAGTGACGCTTCTTTCCTCGTCCATCACTTCCTGGGGTTCTACCTGAGAG gttgtaaagtgtgtgttgtggGTCTGGCCCAGTCGTGGGGTCACTACAGTGCAGTGAGTCAGAGACTG GGCGTCAGTCTGTCTCAGGCAAAGGACAAAGGTCAGCTGGTGTTCCTGGAGGGACTCAAAGACTCTTTGACCATCCTGAGTCCAAGTCCACAAgtccaaacaggaagtgaagccATGGACTTCCTCAG GAATCCTGCTGCTGGTCTTCGTAGTCTCTTCCAGTTTGTGAACTCCAGCCTCAGTCCAGGGGGGGCTGGGGCGGGCTGGGGACCCCCCGTGCTGCTGGTGGACGACCTCAGCGTGCTGCTGAGCCTGGGCGTGGGCGTGGACGCCGTGCTGGACTTCAGCCACTACTGCAGGGCCGCCGTGTGCTCCCGACTGAAG GGTAACGtggtgatgctgctgcgctgcgaCGGAGAAGAAGACGAGGAGGATGGCGGCTCGGAGCGGCTGCTGAAGGGTTTGACTCATCAGAGTAGCCTGGCTCTCCACGTACAGGGTCTCCCTACTGGCTACTGCAGGGACATCCACGGTCAG GTGGAGGTGTGTGACAGGAGGAGAAACGCACAAAAGAAGACATTTCACTACAAAGTCCAGGACAGAGCAGCCTCATTCTTCCCCCCAGGGACGTCCAGCGCTGTCCTCTAG